The sequence acatgcataaatacataGATATATGCATATTAGAGGTAGAATTATAAtacaagaaaacattaaaattggGCTGCTGGCCGTGTGAGAtaattttaattgtttaatgAGACAAACGAGAAATGCTGGTTTAAAATTGGTGGTAAATGTACACAGTCACAAGCATCAGAATGTAAATTATATTTCTACACGTCGGTAAAACATTAGACAACCCAAAAATCTCTCTATACAAGTAACAGTTCTGcgcttttgtttttctttttacagtgttGGAAGCTAAATTATATTGGTCTAAAGCACCCATTTAGTAGATTACTTGGCACTGATTTGGTGCATGAATGCAGAATAAGACATCATGATTCCATTCTTTCTTTACACATTTCTGTACTAGTGAGGATGTGTTTCTCCagcatttattttgtgcatttgtgttttggGATGGTGTACTGAACAACTGTTAAAACTTTACTGTCACAATTTTCAGCTTTCACAATTTATAAAACACACGTGCCCAGGACGAACTGTGCTTGCCAGCCAAATCCTACATTTTATTATCTCAgcgttttttattttatgaagaCATCATAAGGCACTGCTTTATCATGGTGGTCATCAATAGGCCAGGCGTCCAtcatcagtcttctccttgGCCAATTTCCAAAAATCATTTAAGCATGTGTGGGAAACTTGATAAGGGAGCAGGTCTGATGCATATCCACATATTTTGggttgttttcagtgtttaaagtTCTCCTGGGAACTGGTGAAaatgttatgtatttatttctttcattcattctcctTCTCGTCTGAGTATTTTCTCAGTGGCCCTGATGATCTTTGTGCAGCtgcattctttctttctccactcGGAGGCGATCTCTCTCAATCTGCAGTCTGCCAGCCTCAAATTTGAAGAAGTGCAGCCTCTCTTTTTccagctgcagcctctccttctccagtTTCAGCCTCTCTGTTTCCAGGTCCACTACTGACATCCAGcctttactttctttctctctctccctctgtccatCATGACTGGAGGATAAAGAGGacgtggaggaggagggcaggcCTTGTTGTGCTGGCAGGTTAAAGGAAGAGTCAACGtactctgattggctgaggagCAGAAGCCtcagcctctccctctccacctgtaacctctctctgtccagctgCAGTCTTTCCCTCTCTACCTCCATCTGACGCAGCCGCTCCTTCTCCACCGCCAGCCGCTCTTTCTCCACCACCAGGCGTTCACTTTCCACGGCCAGACGCTGTTTTTCCAGCTCCAGTCGCTGTTTCTCAATAGCAACTAGAATCCCCGCTCCCTTGTTTTCATAATTGGTTAGTCCACCAAGAGCTTGGCTTGGCATCCCCATTGGGCCACCAGGAAGTGGCAAATCTCTTGTGAAGGTGGGGGTCGGGGCCTTGGTGGGGCTAAACATGCCCACGTTGTTGTGAGAGAAACCATCACCAACATGGCCCTCCCCACGTGACTCGATGTCTCTTAGAAGGGACGGAATATCATCTTCATCTATTTCCCCATCTCCCACATCGCCGTCACCATCCAGCTACAAGGACAGAGTGATATCATTGAAGGGGACGCGactgattttacacattaagTTTGGTTTACTCATAATGATAGGTGTGACTGTAACCCTGATGAAAGGCAAGGAAAGGTGTAAtcaagttgcattatgggaactgGAGGATGTAAATTTTTTGGAGCCTGACCCATACTAGAGACAAaaatcagagacaaaaagaTATTTATGCCCCTGCAGATTCACTTCATCTAGCCTCTATAAAGAATGTTGTTTTCAAACCATCACTGTCagtgcattttgtgtgttacCTTGTGATGGTTATGGAGGCACTTCAAGGTAGTATTCTATATCTCAAGCCCTTACAGAGATGGTGAATGATTCCAGAGACTGCAGTTGATGCTTTCCTGTGATCATGCTGCTTTCACAGATCATGATTTGATCTAAAAACCAATCTTAAGCCCATCGGAACAAAGTGTacattaaagtttaaattaaatcttAATCAATTAACACATCCTTAATTTAATTTCATCCGTGCCTTGTGAACCTGCGTGAGCCCAATCAAAGCGTTACATTAAGAAGAGCCACTTGAGTTACATAACGTGTCGGCGTAATCACTGTGATATATTAAACATAGCTACCTCTGGTGATGGGGACACAATGGAGCTAATTAACACATTAGCAAATACTTGAATCTCCAGAAAGGCTACTTGTCTTTTCATAGCGAGAACACAGTTGATATGAGCTCTGTATCAAAAAGCATGAAGGTGTCTGAGAAAtgactttgtcttcatttgcaTGCAGATTTAATCAATAGAGTCCAAtgtttatcagaatcagaatatttAATCTATGGAGGGAAGAGCAAAGTGTTGGTCTTGTACTATTGTTGTACACATACCATCACTGCTGTGCCACTAGACAGAAATGATGAGCTTCTGTTTCTTACTCTGTATTCAGTGATGTCCTCCTCCATCTTAACACCCGGCGGTCCCATCACGACCTGCCCGCTCGGCTCACTGAGAGCCGCCAGCTCTGGCCAGTCACAGTGACAATCCTTTGGGAGGCCTGAGAGGTCAAGAAGCTGGTCACACTCCGGTCCCAGAGAAGCTGTCTCATGCTCAGGGGAGGGTTGATCATATTCGGTCTTAAGGGCCacagaagaggatgaggaggagagggcgAGCTCAACCTGaagctgttttctcttcatCAGAGCACGCCAGTCCAGGTAACGACGTTTCACCTGTGCAGGGAGATCAGGAACTAGTGTGTAGAACTAGTGTGTAAAAACCTAAAGCAATGATATGAACATAGAAATGAACTCACCTCAACAGCAGTTCGAAGCTCTCCCTCCCCCAGAGAATTGACACTTCGTGCCACTTCCTCCCATGCCTCTCTCTTCAGCTCGTTAATGGCTGTGTTCTGTTCACATTGACATGACATTGCTTCATTCTAACAAAACTATCATGCCTTTTTTGACAACCATGTTGTGCTGAGCACTGCAGATTCCAGTCAAAATAAGGGGGAAGGTCACTTTTTCATAAAACACAACTAAGCTGCCGTGTCTGTTCAATGAAAATCCTCTGGTCTGTAGTAGTTTTTAAGGCCAATACCACTTGCGATATTTAAAACTTTTGAACAATGATACATCAACATTTTTCCATAGGCATATAACattaagaaattatttattattctaaatattataatattattatattatttattattatattattatttatttatttagtttaagaACTGTGACCAAGATCTGTGCTGTATGTGATATCTTGCAGTTATAAAATAAACTGTGGcagtgctctctggtggacaGTGGAGATAATGGAGGTGTTGCTTCTAAATTATTTCGACATAGCTTACTTAGCAAccaacacattcattttttaatagaaatttatatatataatataatatcagCCAGTATTTTGACCCATCAATTGATTAGTCCAGGTTGACTCTCTTTGTGacccatatttatttattagttgtttttttggatgtttttttttaacttgtttgtttttaatttacttaataGGATCAATCAGACACAAACTGTATATTCTatacatctgaaaaaaaaaatctaatttcacacatttaacaAGAGCTTCCTAAAGACATAGAAAAAGTTGTTAATTGCTTAAGACTGGTGGGTTCGTTAAGCGATTTGTGCTACTGTTGATCTGTTGAATTTGGCTCACACTTCAGAGAATggagatgcaaaaaaaaaaaaaataaaaaagaatgcTTTCACAATGACTGAGTGTGAATGAGAAGATGGTGCAGCATGTGCAGCTGGGATGCTTGGGAAAAAAATTAACCTGTACAGCAAATACGGGATATACATGCTTACATCATTTGTTGGCAGCATGACATGGTGACAAATCTGGGACATATTTTTAGCATTACTACGCATTATTAGCTCTCGTGATCAATATCTCACTCTATTAGTTTATGTAAGATGTAGAAGAGGAAATTTGCACCTGCTGTCTGGAGAACAACACGCCCCTCCTCTTGTGGATCTCTCTGATAAgagtctgtgtttctctgacaCTGTAgttgctcttcctcttcctcttcagatGCTTCACCTGCAGGAAATCCAGCTTGGCAGCGAAGACAGGGACAGAAACccaagaaacacagacagaaagaaacagagacaaggACGGACAACTAGgggaagacaaacaaaaagataaaggGGAAGGGTGGTGTAGCAAAAATTAAGGAAGAAGTTATGAGAACAACGGAAACAGGGCtacaaaaagagacagatggtGCGTCGGATTAAAGGCAGGACTCAGTCCACAGATGGAGATGAAGTGTGAATTGTTGTGAAGGTTAGTCCATATCTAGTAGTGTAGCTTTCCTTCAGAAGCACTGTAGTTTTCATCAGATGATGAATCCCTCAGTTTCTCCAGCAGCCCCTGTGAAGTTCTCCACCTGGCAGACTGCTGATCCCAGCTGTATGTTACGCGAGAT comes from Scatophagus argus isolate fScaArg1 chromosome 5, fScaArg1.pri, whole genome shotgun sequence and encodes:
- the msantd4 gene encoding myb/SANT-like DNA-binding domain-containing protein 4; the protein is LLHHPSPLSFCLSSPSCPSLSLFLSVCVSWVSVPVFAAKLDFLQVKHLKRKRKSNYSVRETQTLIREIHKRRGVLFSRQQNTAINELKREAWEEVARSVNSLGEGELRTAVEVKRRYLDWRALMKRKQLQVELALSSSSSSVALKTEYDQPSPEHETASLGPECDQLLDLSGLPKDCHCDWPELAALSEPSGQVVMGPPGVKMEEDITEYRLDGDGDVGDGEIDEDDIPSLLRDIESRGEGHVGDGFSHNNVGMFSPTKAPTPTFTRDLPLPGGPMGMPSQALGGLTNYENKGAGILVAIEKQRLELEKQRLAVESERLVVEKERLAVEKERLRQMEVERERLQLDRERLQVERERLRLLLLSQSEYVDSSFNLPAQQGLPSSSTSSLSSSHDGQREREKESKGWMSVVDLETERLKLEKERLQLEKERLHFFKFEAGRLQIERDRLRVEKERMQLHKDHQGH